One part of the Humulus lupulus chromosome 9, drHumLupu1.1, whole genome shotgun sequence genome encodes these proteins:
- the LOC133800476 gene encoding uncharacterized protein LOC133800476 has translation MADPELEAIRQRRMQELMAQHGMANQSNPEQQNAQEDAKREADERRQLMLSQILSSEARERIARIALVKPEKARGVEDVLLRAAQMGQIAEKVSEERLIALLEQINNQTNKQTKVTIQRRRSVLEDDD, from the exons ATG GCTGATCCTGAATTGGAAGCAATCAGACAGAGAAGAATGCAGGAGCTTATGGCTCAGCATGGCATG GCAAATCAATCAAATCCTGAACAGCAGAATGCACAGGAAGATGCGAAGAG AGAGGCAGATGAACGAAGGCAGTTGATGCTTAGTCAAATTTTATCTTCCGAAGCACGTGAAAGAA TTGCTCGTATCGCTCTGGTGAAACCTGAGAAGGCAAGGGGCGTCGAAGATGTTTTGCTGAGAGCTGCTCAAATGGGCCAAATTGCTGAAAAG GTTTCTGAAGAAAGGCTGATAGCACTGTTGGAACAAATCAACaaccaaacaaacaaacaaaccaaAGTCACA attcAGAGGCGTCGGAGTGTTCTTGAGGATGATGATTGA